A stretch of the Marinobacter sp. JH2 genome encodes the following:
- a CDS encoding OmpW family outer membrane protein: protein MSRSFKLSVLAAAVLAVAPAAQAFEAGDFIVRAGAIHAAPDDSSDQVLLSGGAATGSEVAVDANTQLGIRGTYMFTKNVGLGLLAATPFKHNISGKGGALEGADIGETKHLPPTITLQYYPMNSTESVQPYVGVGVNYTTFFEEKSALGDLELDDSVGVAAEVGVDYMLNEQFGLNAAIWWADIDTEAEIKGVTEKLDVEIDPMIYMVGFTYKF, encoded by the coding sequence ATGTCTCGTAGTTTCAAACTCAGTGTTCTGGCAGCAGCCGTACTGGCCGTAGCTCCGGCCGCACAGGCATTCGAAGCAGGTGATTTTATTGTTCGCGCAGGCGCTATCCATGCGGCACCGGATGATTCCAGTGATCAGGTTTTGTTGTCCGGGGGCGCGGCTACCGGTTCTGAAGTTGCCGTAGACGCCAATACGCAGCTGGGTATCCGCGGTACCTACATGTTCACCAAGAACGTGGGGCTTGGTCTATTGGCCGCCACCCCGTTCAAACACAACATTTCGGGCAAAGGTGGTGCGCTTGAGGGTGCCGATATTGGCGAAACCAAACACCTACCGCCAACCATTACACTCCAGTACTACCCGATGAACAGCACCGAAAGTGTGCAACCGTATGTAGGCGTAGGCGTTAACTACACCACTTTCTTCGAAGAAAAGTCTGCTCTGGGCGATCTTGAACTGGATGACAGTGTAGGCGTGGCGGCAGAAGTCGGCGTGGACTACATGCTGAACGAACAGTTCGGGCTGAACGCCGCTATCTGGTGGGCAGATATTGATACTGAAGCGGAAATCAAAGGTGTGACCGAAAAGCTCGATGTAGAAATCGACCCCATGATCTACATGGTCGGCTTTACCTACAAGTTCTGA
- the ahpC gene encoding alkyl hydroperoxide reductase subunit C, with protein MGIINSEIKPFNATAFKQGEFVEISDADVKGKWAIFFFYPADFTFVCPTELGDVADHYEELQKMGVEVFSVSTDTHFTHKAWHDSSETIGKINYYMVGDQNGSITNNFGVMREGQGLADRATFLIDPDGIIQAMEITAEGIGRDADDLMRKVKAAQYVRNNPGEVCPAKWKEGEATLAPSLDLVGKI; from the coding sequence ATGGGAATTATTAACAGCGAAATTAAACCGTTTAACGCAACCGCCTTCAAACAGGGCGAGTTTGTAGAAATCTCTGACGCAGACGTGAAAGGCAAGTGGGCGATCTTCTTCTTCTACCCAGCCGACTTCACCTTCGTTTGCCCGACTGAACTGGGCGACGTTGCAGATCACTACGAAGAGCTTCAGAAGATGGGCGTTGAAGTATTTTCCGTGTCCACCGACACGCACTTCACCCACAAAGCATGGCACGACAGCTCCGAAACCATTGGTAAGATCAACTACTACATGGTTGGCGACCAGAACGGCAGCATCACCAACAACTTTGGTGTGATGCGTGAAGGTCAAGGCCTTGCAGACCGCGCTACCTTCCTGATCGATCCGGATGGAATCATCCAGGCGATGGAAATCACTGCTGAAGGTATCGGCCGTGACGCAGACGATCTGATGCGCAAAGTGAAAGCCGCTCAGTACGTTCGCAACAATCCTGGCGAAGTTTGCCCGGCTAAGTGGAAAGAAGGTGAAGCGACTTTGGCTCCGTCTTTGGACCTGGTTGGCAAGATCTAA
- a CDS encoding PEP-CTERM sorting domain-containing protein: protein MNKTTGFLITAALSGALFTGGALAGPTIDLDYTGATHGYKSGSLSDTATSKNYNVYAGMFAFNTSNPVGASPITWSSKLDAFCIELDTYLDKSNTTYELQTAASHFGDAGLVSSITKLYTGYESSVSNASTSAAFQLALWELIYETDSSYGMTTGTFTSSNYSGARGIADGWLSGLGSQSEGFDMYVLTAPKSQDLLVFTPRPPISVPEPASLALLGLGLVALGLRRRSARG, encoded by the coding sequence ATGAATAAAACAACAGGTTTTCTCATCACGGCTGCATTATCCGGAGCCCTCTTTACCGGCGGCGCTTTGGCCGGTCCTACCATCGATCTGGACTATACCGGCGCTACACACGGTTATAAGTCCGGCTCGTTGAGCGACACCGCAACCTCCAAAAATTACAACGTTTATGCGGGCATGTTTGCATTCAATACCAGTAATCCGGTGGGTGCGTCGCCAATTACCTGGTCGAGCAAGCTGGATGCTTTTTGTATTGAGCTTGATACCTACTTGGATAAATCCAACACTACCTATGAGCTGCAAACGGCTGCCAGCCATTTTGGCGATGCGGGACTGGTTTCGTCGATCACCAAGCTCTATACCGGGTATGAGAGCAGTGTGTCGAATGCGAGTACGTCTGCCGCTTTTCAGCTGGCTCTTTGGGAGCTGATTTATGAGACAGACTCGTCATATGGTATGACCACCGGCACCTTCACATCGAGCAACTATAGTGGGGCTCGGGGGATTGCGGATGGTTGGCTATCAGGCTTGGGTTCGCAGAGCGAAGGCTTCGATATGTACGTGCTGACCGCACCGAAGTCGCAGGATCTTCTGGTGTTTACACCTCGTCCGCCGATTAGTGTGCCAGAGCCAGCGTCACTGGCTTTGTTAGGGCTGGGCCTGGTTGCTTTGGGGCTTCGTCGCCGGAGTGCCCGAGGCTAA
- a CDS encoding NAD(P)/FAD-dependent oxidoreductase: MDEQHYDVLIIGAGVSGIGMACHLKKSCPSKRFAILERRQSLGGTWDLFRYPGIRSDSDMFTFGYKFRPWSGGKVLADGASIKEYLSKTARENGVDKHIHYGLAVKEANWSSEDKCWKLVAENAETGEVETWTANFLVGCTGYYDYDQGYKPDFPGEADFKGQIVHPQHWPEHLDYTGKKVVVIGSGATAITLVPTMAEDAGHVTMLQRSPSYLMPLPSTDKATLAMQKVLPAKLSYKLTRSRNLFISKQLYNRSRKNPRAMRRFLLWVVKRELKGKVDMRHFTPDYNPWDQRLCVVKDGDLFKALKAGRASIKTDHIDRFTESGILLKSGEELAADIIIPATGLNLQMLGGIKPTVDGQDAVLKEKVLYKSVMVEGVPNAGVIIGYTNASWTLKVDIACEYLCRLIDYMDTQKYQVATPAGAEGSRSEETMMDSLGAGYVKRASDELPRQGTYGPWLTAQDYQRDTRVLCSEAVDDGYLKFS, from the coding sequence ATGGATGAGCAACATTACGATGTCTTGATCATCGGCGCGGGCGTTTCCGGTATCGGTATGGCATGTCATCTCAAGAAATCGTGCCCGAGCAAGCGTTTCGCCATTCTGGAACGTCGCCAGTCTCTCGGTGGCACTTGGGATTTGTTCCGCTATCCCGGTATCCGCTCCGATTCCGATATGTTTACCTTTGGCTACAAGTTCCGGCCTTGGTCCGGTGGTAAGGTGCTGGCGGACGGTGCCTCAATCAAGGAGTACCTGAGCAAGACCGCTCGAGAGAATGGGGTCGATAAGCACATCCATTATGGTCTGGCGGTGAAAGAGGCCAACTGGTCCAGCGAGGACAAATGCTGGAAACTGGTCGCCGAGAATGCCGAAACCGGTGAAGTCGAAACCTGGACCGCCAACTTCTTGGTGGGTTGTACCGGTTACTATGACTACGATCAGGGCTATAAGCCGGATTTTCCGGGAGAAGCCGATTTCAAAGGCCAGATTGTGCATCCTCAGCACTGGCCGGAGCATCTGGATTACACGGGCAAGAAGGTGGTGGTGATTGGCAGTGGCGCAACCGCCATTACACTGGTGCCGACCATGGCAGAAGACGCCGGGCATGTGACTATGCTTCAGCGCTCGCCGTCCTATCTGATGCCCCTCCCGTCGACAGATAAGGCCACCCTTGCGATGCAAAAGGTGCTGCCCGCAAAACTGTCGTACAAGTTGACTCGCTCACGAAACCTCTTTATCTCAAAGCAGTTGTACAATCGCTCCCGCAAAAACCCGCGAGCCATGCGACGGTTTCTCTTATGGGTTGTGAAGCGCGAGTTGAAGGGGAAAGTGGATATGCGCCACTTTACGCCTGACTACAACCCATGGGATCAGCGCTTGTGTGTGGTGAAGGATGGCGATTTGTTCAAGGCCCTTAAAGCGGGCAGGGCGTCTATCAAGACGGACCACATTGATCGCTTCACGGAAAGTGGCATCCTCCTGAAATCGGGAGAAGAGTTAGCCGCCGACATCATCATCCCGGCAACCGGGCTGAATCTACAAATGTTAGGCGGTATCAAACCGACCGTTGATGGCCAGGATGCTGTGCTCAAAGAGAAGGTGCTCTATAAGAGTGTGATGGTGGAAGGTGTCCCTAATGCTGGCGTGATTATTGGTTACACCAACGCCTCGTGGACGCTAAAAGTGGATATTGCTTGCGAATATCTATGCCGATTGATTGATTACATGGACACTCAGAAATACCAGGTAGCAACGCCAGCGGGTGCCGAAGGCAGCCGCAGTGAGGAGACCATGATGGACTCGTTGGGTGCGGGTTATGTGAAGCGCGCATCAGATGAGTTGCCCCGCCAGGGCACTTATGGTCCTTGGTTAACGGCTCAGGACTATCAGCGGGACACTCGGGTGCTGTGTTCAGAAGCGGTTGATGATGGCTACCTGAAGTTCAGCTGA
- a CDS encoding SMR family transporter: MSYVYLALAIFAEVAGTAALKSSEGFTNLVPSIIVVLGYGMAFYFLSLVLNEIPVGVAYAIWSGAGVVLISVLGVAMFGQKLDLPAIGGMALIISGIVVMNVFSSSVQH; encoded by the coding sequence ATGAGCTACGTGTACCTCGCCCTTGCCATTTTTGCCGAAGTGGCCGGCACGGCTGCCCTGAAGTCCTCTGAGGGTTTCACCAATTTAGTCCCCAGCATCATCGTGGTGTTGGGTTACGGTATGGCGTTTTATTTCTTGTCGTTGGTGTTGAACGAGATTCCTGTAGGGGTGGCCTATGCCATTTGGTCTGGGGCCGGTGTGGTGTTGATTTCGGTGCTGGGTGTGGCCATGTTCGGCCAGAAGTTGGACCTGCCTGCCATCGGGGGCATGGCGCTGATAATAAGTGGGATTGTGGTAATGAACGTGTTCTCGTCGTCGGTTCAGCATTAA
- a CDS encoding nitronate monooxygenase has translation MNIQDLLGIEFPIIQAPMAGVQGSELAIAVSEAGGLGSLPCGMLGIDAMRKELAALKARTNRPFNVNFFCHTQPEPDAEQDEKWKAALSPYYREFGIDSNAITAGAGRLPFGGEAADVLAEFEPAVVSFHYGLPNQDLLDRVRAWGAKILSTATTVDEARWLEAQGVDAIIAQGLEAGGHRGIFLSEDLNSQLGTFALVPQIVQAVKVPVIAAGGISDASGVAAAMALGAAGVQAGTAFLLCPEANTSALHRAAIKSDAAAVTALTNVFSGRPARGIVNRIMSELGPISPAAPAFPLASAALAPLRAAAEQADCGEFSPLWAGQNVSGCKEVPAADLTRALAKGA, from the coding sequence ATGAACATTCAGGATCTTCTGGGTATTGAGTTTCCCATTATTCAGGCACCAATGGCGGGCGTTCAGGGCAGTGAGCTGGCGATTGCGGTATCTGAGGCCGGGGGCCTGGGTTCTCTTCCGTGCGGAATGCTCGGTATAGACGCTATGCGTAAGGAATTGGCGGCGCTCAAGGCTCGGACAAACCGGCCTTTCAACGTGAATTTCTTCTGCCATACCCAGCCTGAACCTGATGCGGAACAAGATGAAAAGTGGAAAGCAGCCTTGTCACCCTATTATCGGGAGTTTGGTATTGATTCGAACGCCATAACAGCAGGGGCCGGGCGCTTGCCCTTTGGTGGGGAAGCCGCTGATGTGCTGGCGGAGTTTGAACCGGCTGTTGTCAGTTTTCACTATGGCCTGCCTAATCAGGATTTACTGGACCGGGTGCGCGCATGGGGCGCAAAAATTCTCTCTACGGCCACCACAGTAGACGAGGCCCGTTGGCTGGAAGCTCAGGGTGTAGATGCCATCATTGCACAAGGGCTGGAGGCAGGCGGGCACCGCGGAATTTTTCTGTCGGAAGATCTCAACAGCCAGCTCGGAACGTTTGCACTTGTGCCACAGATTGTTCAAGCCGTAAAAGTGCCGGTGATTGCGGCAGGTGGGATTTCAGATGCAAGCGGGGTAGCGGCTGCTATGGCGCTGGGTGCAGCGGGTGTGCAGGCGGGAACGGCTTTTCTGTTGTGCCCGGAAGCCAACACAAGTGCACTTCATCGTGCGGCTATCAAAAGCGATGCCGCGGCAGTAACGGCTTTAACGAACGTGTTTTCCGGGCGACCGGCCCGAGGCATTGTGAATCGCATTATGAGCGAACTGGGGCCGATCAGCCCGGCAGCGCCAGCATTCCCGCTGGCTTCGGCGGCTTTGGCCCCTCTGCGTGCTGCTGCGGAGCAGGCCGATTGTGGCGAGTTTTCACCGTTGTGGGCAGGCCAGAACGTGAGTGGTTGTAAGGAAGTTCCCGCGGCTGATCTCACTCGGGCGCTGGCAAAAGGCGCATAG
- the ahpF gene encoding alkyl hydroperoxide reductase subunit F: MLDANIKQQLNAYMDKLQQPIELVAAYDDSDKSKELKELLDELASMSDKISLRDEESAEVRRPSFAINRVGTDVGVSFAGIPMGHEFTSLVLALLQVGGHPSKASQDLIEQIQELDGEFEFETYFSLSCQNCPDVVQALNLISVLNPSIKHTAIDGALFQEEVEQREVMAVPSVYLNGQSWGQGRMTLEEIVAKLDANAGAKEAEKLNQKDAFDVLVIGGGPAGSAAAIYAARKGISTGLAAERFGGQVGDTMSIENLISVPYTEGPKLVSAMEQHVNEYDVDVMNLQRAEKLIPAAMKGGLHEVRLANGASLKSRTVILSTGARWRQMGVPGEEEYRNKGVAYCPHCDGPLFKGKRVAVIGGGNSGVEAAIDLAGIVGHVTLIEFGEQMRADEVLQKKLRSLSNVDVVTSGQTTEIVGENGKVSGLNYKDRTTGEEHHVELEGVFVQIGLVPNTEWLKGDIELSQHGELVINERNETSIPGVFAAGDATTVPYKQIVISMGEGSKASLSAFDFLIRNEAQ; this comes from the coding sequence ATGTTAGACGCTAATATCAAGCAACAGTTGAACGCATACATGGACAAGCTGCAGCAGCCGATTGAATTGGTAGCGGCGTATGACGACAGTGACAAGTCCAAAGAGCTGAAAGAGTTACTGGATGAGCTCGCGAGCATGTCAGACAAAATCAGTCTGCGTGATGAAGAATCTGCGGAGGTGCGTCGTCCGTCTTTCGCCATCAACCGGGTAGGCACCGATGTAGGCGTGAGCTTTGCCGGTATTCCGATGGGCCACGAGTTCACTTCTTTAGTACTGGCGCTGTTGCAGGTGGGTGGTCACCCGTCGAAAGCTTCCCAAGACCTGATTGAACAGATTCAGGAGTTGGACGGTGAGTTCGAGTTTGAAACCTACTTCTCGTTGTCGTGCCAGAACTGCCCAGACGTGGTGCAGGCTTTGAACCTGATCAGTGTATTGAATCCGAGTATCAAGCATACCGCCATCGACGGCGCTCTGTTCCAAGAAGAAGTCGAGCAGCGCGAAGTGATGGCAGTGCCCAGCGTGTACCTGAATGGCCAGTCTTGGGGCCAGGGCCGCATGACGTTGGAAGAGATCGTCGCCAAGTTGGATGCCAACGCCGGCGCGAAAGAAGCCGAGAAGCTGAACCAGAAAGACGCGTTCGATGTGTTGGTGATTGGTGGTGGCCCGGCGGGTTCTGCGGCCGCGATCTACGCGGCTCGTAAAGGTATTTCGACCGGTTTGGCGGCTGAGCGTTTTGGTGGTCAGGTGGGCGATACCATGTCCATCGAAAACCTGATTTCCGTGCCTTACACCGAAGGCCCGAAGCTTGTGTCTGCCATGGAGCAGCACGTGAACGAATACGACGTAGACGTGATGAACCTGCAGCGTGCCGAGAAGTTGATTCCGGCCGCAATGAAAGGCGGTTTGCATGAAGTGCGTCTGGCGAACGGCGCCTCTTTGAAATCCAGAACGGTAATTTTGTCTACCGGTGCCCGCTGGCGCCAGATGGGTGTTCCAGGTGAGGAAGAGTACCGTAACAAAGGTGTGGCTTATTGCCCGCACTGTGACGGCCCTCTGTTTAAAGGTAAGCGCGTAGCAGTGATTGGTGGCGGTAACTCCGGCGTCGAAGCGGCCATCGATTTGGCCGGCATTGTCGGCCACGTCACCTTGATCGAGTTCGGTGAGCAGATGCGTGCAGACGAAGTGCTGCAGAAGAAACTGCGCAGCCTGAGCAATGTGGACGTTGTTACCTCCGGCCAGACCACTGAAATCGTGGGTGAAAACGGCAAGGTCAGCGGCCTGAACTATAAAGACCGCACCACCGGTGAAGAGCACCACGTCGAACTGGAAGGTGTGTTTGTACAGATTGGTTTGGTACCGAACACCGAGTGGCTGAAAGGCGACATCGAGCTGAGCCAGCACGGTGAGCTGGTCATCAATGAGCGCAACGAAACCTCGATTCCGGGTGTGTTCGCTGCCGGCGATGCTACCACGGTGCCGTACAAGCAGATTGTGATCTCTATGGGCGAGGGTTCTAAAGCGTCTTTGAGTGCCTTTGACTTCTTGATTCGTAACGAAGCTCAGTAA
- a CDS encoding DEAD/DEAH box helicase, whose product MSFSSLGLSEQLVRATSDQGYDTPSPIQLQAIPAVLSGKDVMAAAQTGTGKTAGFTLPLLQRLSEKPRAGKGPRALILTPTRELAAQVHDSVNLYSRYVPTKAAVVFGGVKINPQMMKLRKGLDVLVATPGRLMDLYQQNAVRFNEVEILVLDEADRMLDMGFIRDIRKILALLPAKRQNLLFSATFSNEIRGLAEGLLDNPVQVEVAARNTSAETIKQSVYPVDQSQKTALLSKLVRDNSWDQVLVFTRTKHGANRLTQKLERDGITAAAIHGNKSQGARTRALADFKAGEVRVLVATDIAARGLDIKQLPQVVNFELPNVPEDYVHRIGRTGRAGEKGHALSLVSADEGKLLAGIERLIKKQLPRKEIEGFEPKNNLPLKPKAKADPSKARSRRPQGGNGKSFGPKPAGRSGGRGRQGQGEGQGRGGRPAQRHSA is encoded by the coding sequence ATGAGTTTTTCTTCCCTCGGTTTGTCCGAGCAGCTGGTCCGTGCCACTTCCGATCAGGGTTACGATACCCCGTCTCCCATTCAGCTGCAGGCGATTCCTGCCGTTCTGTCGGGTAAAGATGTGATGGCGGCGGCCCAGACCGGTACCGGTAAAACGGCCGGCTTTACTTTGCCCCTGTTGCAGCGTTTGTCTGAAAAGCCGCGCGCAGGCAAAGGCCCCCGCGCGCTGATTCTAACGCCTACCCGGGAGCTGGCTGCGCAGGTTCACGACAGCGTGAACCTATACAGCCGATACGTGCCAACCAAAGCCGCCGTGGTGTTTGGTGGTGTCAAAATCAATCCGCAGATGATGAAGCTGCGCAAAGGTTTGGACGTTCTGGTGGCAACACCGGGCCGTTTGATGGACCTGTATCAGCAGAACGCGGTGCGTTTCAATGAAGTGGAAATTCTGGTGCTGGACGAAGCCGACCGCATGTTGGACATGGGCTTTATCCGCGACATTCGTAAGATCCTTGCACTGTTGCCAGCCAAGCGTCAGAACTTGTTGTTTTCTGCTACCTTCTCCAACGAAATCCGTGGCTTGGCCGAAGGCCTGCTGGATAACCCGGTGCAGGTTGAAGTAGCCGCACGGAACACCTCGGCTGAAACCATCAAACAGTCGGTTTACCCGGTCGATCAGAGCCAGAAAACGGCGCTGTTGAGCAAGCTGGTGCGTGATAACAGCTGGGATCAGGTACTGGTCTTCACTCGCACCAAACACGGTGCTAACCGCCTGACCCAGAAGCTGGAACGAGACGGCATTACGGCCGCGGCTATTCATGGCAACAAGTCACAAGGCGCCCGTACCCGTGCGCTGGCAGACTTTAAAGCCGGCGAAGTGCGTGTGCTGGTGGCAACCGACATTGCCGCCCGTGGCCTGGACATCAAACAGCTTCCGCAAGTGGTGAACTTCGAGCTGCCGAACGTACCTGAAGACTACGTGCACCGTATTGGCCGGACCGGCCGTGCCGGTGAAAAAGGCCATGCCTTGTCACTGGTCAGTGCCGACGAAGGCAAATTGCTGGCGGGTATCGAACGCTTGATCAAGAAGCAGCTGCCGCGTAAGGAAATCGAAGGCTTTGAGCCGAAGAACAACCTGCCGCTGAAGCCGAAAGCCAAGGCGGACCCGAGCAAAGCCCGTAGCCGTCGCCCACAGGGTGGTAATGGCAAGAGCTTCGGGCCTAAGCCTGCAGGTCGCAGTGGTGGCCGCGGTCGTCAAGGCCAGGGTGAAGGGCAAGGCCGCGGTGGTCGCCCGGCTCAGCGCCATAGCGCCTAA
- a CDS encoding TlpA disulfide reductase family protein, giving the protein MISVGIGPLSLSIEHLLLVLAFVVALIVGALTGRKRQTPVSGTLADIFLVAMVTARIGFVVRYFEHYQNDLWGIIDIRDGGFDMVTGLIAALLFTAYLIWKRAAMRRALGSAVVAGLITWGFTTGVIGLIHQQTQGLPEVALTNLNEEPVRLEAIAQNRPTVVNLWATWCPPCIREMPVLEQAQQRYPGINFVFANQGEHPESIRKFLMEQNLNLSHVLSDRQGQFGRVVGSYGLPTTLFYSAEGNLIDTHLGELSHASLARSLERFDHAP; this is encoded by the coding sequence ATGATCAGCGTTGGTATCGGCCCACTGAGCCTTTCGATTGAGCACCTGCTTCTGGTGCTGGCCTTTGTGGTCGCCCTGATCGTCGGCGCTCTGACCGGTCGCAAAAGGCAAACTCCGGTGTCCGGCACCCTGGCTGATATTTTTCTGGTAGCGATGGTCACGGCTCGAATCGGCTTTGTAGTGCGTTACTTTGAGCACTATCAAAACGATTTGTGGGGCATCATCGATATCCGCGATGGCGGTTTTGATATGGTCACCGGCCTAATTGCGGCACTGCTTTTTACCGCCTATCTGATCTGGAAACGGGCCGCTATGCGGCGCGCGCTTGGTTCCGCCGTTGTCGCGGGCCTCATCACCTGGGGGTTTACTACCGGGGTGATTGGCTTGATCCATCAGCAAACCCAAGGCTTACCGGAGGTGGCACTGACGAATCTGAATGAGGAACCCGTCCGTTTAGAAGCCATCGCCCAGAACCGCCCCACCGTGGTGAACCTTTGGGCCACCTGGTGCCCACCCTGCATTCGCGAAATGCCGGTGCTAGAGCAAGCCCAACAGCGCTATCCCGGTATCAACTTTGTGTTTGCCAATCAGGGCGAGCATCCGGAATCCATTCGTAAGTTTCTGATGGAACAGAACCTGAACCTCAGCCACGTGCTCAGCGATCGCCAAGGCCAATTCGGCCGGGTTGTCGGCAGCTACGGCCTGCCCACTACCCTGTTCTATAGCGCCGAAGGCAATCTGATCGACACGCATTTAGGCGAACTGTCCCACGCCAGCTTAGCCCGCAGCCTTGAGCGCTTTGATCATGCTCCTTAG
- a CDS encoding transglutaminase-like domain-containing protein — translation MQTYLKPTPFFDYESPAVQAWLQQQLEGVPKDPTEQIKALYLAVRDGINYNPYVFSPDPETFSASYALSAGESYCIPKAVLLGAAARAIGIPSRLGLADVRNHLSSPKLIEWLQSDVFRMHGFIELYLNGQWVKATPAFNKKLCALMNVDVLEFDGVNDSIFQEYTESGAAHMEYINNHGVFDDVPHRFILEGIRAAYGHLFEEEDAGPNGQSLEKDISERS, via the coding sequence ATGCAAACGTACCTGAAGCCAACGCCATTTTTCGACTACGAATCGCCAGCCGTACAAGCCTGGTTGCAGCAACAGCTTGAAGGCGTCCCAAAAGATCCCACCGAACAAATCAAAGCGCTCTATTTGGCGGTGCGGGATGGCATCAACTACAACCCCTACGTATTCAGCCCTGACCCTGAGACCTTTAGCGCCAGTTATGCACTCTCAGCCGGCGAAAGCTACTGCATTCCCAAGGCGGTTCTGCTGGGCGCGGCGGCTCGTGCAATCGGGATCCCCAGCCGGTTAGGCCTTGCCGATGTCCGTAACCACCTGTCGAGCCCCAAGCTGATTGAATGGCTGCAGTCCGATGTATTCCGCATGCACGGGTTTATCGAACTCTACCTGAACGGCCAGTGGGTCAAAGCAACGCCCGCGTTCAACAAAAAACTCTGCGCTTTGATGAACGTAGACGTACTGGAATTCGACGGTGTTAACGATTCGATCTTTCAGGAATACACCGAATCCGGCGCGGCACACATGGAGTACATCAACAACCACGGCGTATTCGACGATGTTCCCCATCGCTTTATTCTGGAAGGCATTAGGGCCGCTTACGGCCATCTGTTTGAAGAAGAGGACGCCGGCCCGAATGGTCAAAGTCTTGAGAAAGACATATCCGAGCGCTCATAA
- a CDS encoding helix-turn-helix domain-containing protein, producing the protein MARKRFDDSNCSVARALNEVGDWWSLLIVLHAMYGTRRFVDFQQQLGIAKNILCDRLSKLVDNDVLRKVEAGEHGSRFEYRITEKGRDLFPVVVALRQWGDKWNPAPDGEHLDLRDRATGQPIQPVTVRNNDGEPLTIRDVLVAEDLKAAKDAG; encoded by the coding sequence ATGGCCAGAAAACGTTTTGATGACTCCAATTGCTCCGTTGCCCGCGCACTCAATGAAGTGGGCGACTGGTGGTCCCTGTTGATTGTGCTGCACGCTATGTACGGCACACGACGGTTCGTGGATTTCCAGCAACAGCTGGGCATTGCGAAGAACATCCTGTGTGACCGCCTGAGCAAACTGGTGGACAACGACGTGTTGCGTAAAGTGGAAGCCGGCGAGCACGGTTCCCGTTTTGAATATCGCATCACCGAAAAAGGCCGGGACTTGTTTCCGGTGGTGGTTGCATTGCGCCAGTGGGGCGATAAGTGGAACCCCGCGCCCGATGGCGAGCACCTGGACCTGCGCGACCGTGCTACCGGCCAACCCATTCAGCCCGTTACCGTGCGCAATAACGATGGCGAGCCCTTAACCATTCGCGACGTTTTGGTGGCCGAGGACCTGAAGGCAGCAAAAGACGCCGGTTGA